In Oryza sativa Japonica Group chromosome 3, ASM3414082v1, one DNA window encodes the following:
- the LOC4331600 gene encoding GATA transcription factor 3 encodes MVGDKDAAALAGELTGDAGASLNGFFDHTGLESAVVGEGQGEGEEEEELEWLSNKDAFPSVDTMAAEVESAAPGAPARAAVGPRTKGLRRRRRVTAPWSLAPLLSRPRQAAAAAADAGAPRRRCTHCAVDETPQWRLGPDGPRTLCNACGVRFKSGRLFPEYRPANSPTFSPLLHSNSHRRVMEMRLQSEEDASAASRVNAKARRAERAAARLAGKDKK; translated from the exons atggTTGGTGAtaaggacgcggcggcgctggctgGAGAGCTGACCGGCGACGCGGGCGCCAGCTTGAACGGCTTCTTTGACCACACG GGTTTGGAGTCGGCGGTGGTAGGGGAGGGgcaaggggaaggggaggaggaggaggagctggagTGGCTTTCGAACAAGGACGCGTTCCCGTCGGTGGACAccatggcggcggaggtggagtcggcggcgcccggggcgccggcgcgcgcggcggtggggcCGAGGACCAAGGGtttgcggcggcgccggcgggtgaCTGCTCCGTGGAGCCTGGCGCCCCTTCTGTCGCGCCCgcgtcaggcggcggcggcggcggcggacgcgggggcgccgcggcgccggtgCACCCACTGCGCCGTGGATGAGACGCCGCAGTGGCGGCTCGGGCCGGACGGCCCCCGCACGCTGTGCAACGCGTGCGGCGTGCGGTTCAAGTCCGGGCGCCTCTTCCCGGAGTACCGCCCGGCGAACAGCCCCACCTTCTCGCCGCTGCTGCACTCCAACTCCCACCGCCGCGTCATGGAGATGCGCCTCCAGAGCGAGGAGGACGCCTCGGCCGCCAGCCGCGTCAACGCCAAGGCAcgccgcgccgagcgcgcggcggcgcgcctcgCCGGCAAGGACAAGAAGTGA
- the LOC107280458 gene encoding beta-glucuronosyltransferase GlcAT14A-like, whose translation MQPSVPAGPAATAALPLAVFPKDTRPLPCLLLSCLLLLLLLHLLSSPSSSSSPPPPPSPPHHVPLPVDASSAGPAPPSLAFLLTGSAGDADRLLRLLLATYHPRNLYLLLLDGAASAGDRARLARQARAGPGRANVHVVGDPGFANPRGASTLAATLHGASLLLRVGQDWDWFVHLDAGDYPLVTPDDLLHVLSYIPKDLNFIQHTSYIGWRESRQIRPIVVDPGLYLSSRTDIFYATQKRELPNAYKLFTGSSSVILSRKFIEYCIIGTDNLPRTMLMYYTNMPLPHRKYFQTVLCNSPEFNRTVVNHDLHYSKWDSSSKKEPLLLTLDDVENMTQSGVAFGTRFSMDDPVLNHIDEEILHRQPEEPAPGGWCIGVGDASPCSVSGNPDVLRPGPAAMKLAKLLAQRLTYRNFYSQQCIWD comes from the exons ATGCAACCCTCCGTGCCCGCCGGGccggccgcgaccgccgccttgccgctCGCCGTCTTCCCCAAGGACACCCGCCCGCTCccctgcctcctcctctcctgtcTCCTGCtgctccttctcctccacctcctctcctccccttcgtcgtcgtcgtcgccgccgccgccaccgtctccgCCGCACCACGTCCCGCTCCCCGTCGACGCGTCCTCCGccgggccggcgccgccgtcgctcgcatTCCTCCTCACCGGCTCGGCGGGCGACGCCGACCGCCTCCTCCGGCTGCTCCTCGCCACCTACCACCCCCGCAACctctacctcctcctcctcgacggcgCCGCGTCCGCGGGGGACCGGGCGCGGCTCGCCCGCCAGGCGCGGGCTGGCCCTGGCCGCGCCAATGTCCACGTCGTCGGCGACCCCGGGTTCGCCAACCCACGTGGCGCGTCCACGCTCGCCGCCACGCTGCACGGCGCCTCCTTGCTGCTGCGGGTAGGCCAGGACTGGGACTGGTTCGTGCACCTCGACGCTGGTGACTACCCGCTCGTCACTCCTGATG ATCTACTAcatgttttatcatatataCCAAAGGATCTCAACTTCATCCAGCATACCAGTTATATCGGTTGGAGGGA GTCAAGACAGATAAGACCGATTGTTGTTGATCCTGGTCTATATCTCTCATCCAGGACTGATATATTTTATGCCACTCAAAAACGTGAACTGCCAAATGCTTATAAACTATTTACAG GTTCTTCATCTGTTATCCTTTCTCGGAAATTTATCGAATACTGTATCATCGGTACGGATAATCTACCAAGAACCATGCTAATGTACTATACTAACATGCCCTTGCCACACAGGAAGTATTTCCAGACAGTTCTTTGCAACTCCCCTGAGTTTAACAGGACTGTTGTTAACCATGACCTACACTATTCAAAATGGGACTCATCTTCGAAAAAAGAGCCCCTTCTACTGACCCTGGATGATGTAGAGAATATGACTCAAAGCGGCGTAGCATTTGGAACAAGATTTTCCATGGACGATCCTGTTCTTAACCACATTGATGAGGAGATTTTACACCGGCAACCTGAAGAACCAGCCCCAGGGGGATGGTGCATAGGTGTTGGGGATGCTAGTCCATGTTCTGTTTCAGGTAACCCGGATGTTCTTAGACCTGGGCCTGCAGCTATGAAACTTGCCAAGCTTCTTGCACAAAGATTGACTTACCGTAACTTCTATTCGCAGCAATGTATATGGGATTAA